The genomic region GTTTTTAAGTCGAGAATGGGAAACGCGTACCTTTTGCGTAAATGTATCGAAGAGAGCCTTGATTATAAATATAGAAAGAACGAAGCTTTGAAACGGGGCGATTATTTTAAGCGGGATATAGGAAAAGAAAATATGCTTTTAGCAATAGATAAAAAGATTCCGTTCCATGCTCATGCGCACCGTTGTGACGATATATGTACAGCTATAAGAATATGTAAAGAATACGATATTGAGTTGGTTATCATTCATTGTACCGATGGAGAAGCTATAATCGATCATTTGGCTGCACATAAATATCCTGTTATTCTTGGCCCAACCATGTACCCGCGCTCAAAATTGGAAAGCATGTCCAGAAGTTTTAAAACGGCAGGGATTTTAAATAAAGCCGGCATAAAAATATGTATTACAGCAGATCATGATGTTACGCCAATATATTATTTATCGGTTTATGCAGCGCAGTCCGTTCGCGCAGGCTTGGATGAAATTGAAGGTTTAAAATCTATAACAAAGAATCCTGCTGAAGTATTGGGCATTGATGATAGAAAAGGCGAAATTCTTGTAGGAAAAGATGCAGACGTGGTAATTTGGTCAAAACATCCGTTTGATTATGATACGAATGTTGAAACTGTATATATTGCAGGAAAACCTATAAGGGGTCGCTAAAAATATACCCGAGTTTTTAGCGATATCTCACAGTATAATCAGTGTAGTTCTAATAATGGAGCGGCTATGATACAGTTTAAGAATAAGCTTCTTAATATTAAAATGCCTCATACTTATGTGATATTAGGTATTATTTTGTTATCGGTTATAGCACTTGCATATATTATTCCGTCTGGAGAATTTGATAGAGTACTGGATGAAAGTTCGGGGAAAATGATAATTATTCCCGATAGCTTTCATTATGCAGAGGGTATAAAGCCTCATTTCTTTGATATTTTTTTGACGCTTCAAAAAGGGTATGTCAGTGCAGCCGGAATAATGTTTTTAATGATTTTTGCTTATGGTTATGTATATCTGTTGATTGATAACGGAACATTAAACAGTGTGATAAATATTCTTATAAAAGCGTTGGGTAAAAAAACATATTTGATTATTCCGGTCAGTATGCTCATCTTTGGTGTCCTTGGTTCAACGATGGGAATTTATGAAGAAGTATACGGTATGGTGCCTGTCTTTATAGGGATTGTTACTGCCTTAGGATATGATGCCGTAGTAGGAGGCGCTATAGTGTTTGTCGGAGTTGCTACCGGATTTGCTGCAGCTACGACAAATCCGTTTTCAGTAGGTATTGCGCAAAGTATTGCCGGCATCAGTATGTATTCCGGGATTGAATATCGAATTTTAATTTTTATTGTATTTGAAGTAACGGTTATTTTATATCTACTGCAGTACGCAAGAAGAGTAAAAAAAGATCCTAAAAAGTCTATTTTATACGGCGAAGAACGGACGCTTATTTTCCCTTTTAAACAGAAAGAAGCTGTTATAACAGTAAGACAAAAAATTTGTTTGATGTTGTTTGTTTTTACAATCGCTATGTTGCTTTATGGGACAACCAAACTGGGATGGTATATTAATGAAATTGCGGCGATGTACCTTATGATGATGATTATAACCGGAATAACTTCAGGATATTCGACGGATAAAATATGTAAAACTTTTATTAAATCGACTCAAAGTATGGTAGGCTCTATGATGGTTGTAGGATTTACCAGAGGTATTGTATTGGTAATGCAAAATGCAAAAATATCCGACACAATTGTTTACTATTTATCGAGTATTTTATACGGACGAACAAAATATATATCCGCCATTGGGATGCTCTTTATTCAGAATATAATAAATTTTTTTATTACCGGTTCTTCAAGTCAAGCTGCAATTACAATGCCTATTATGACTCCCGTCGCCGATATTATACATTTAAGCCGTCAGACAGCCGTATTGGTTTATCAATTTGGAGACGGTTTCTCAAATATGTTTTGGCCTACAGCATGTGCCGTTGAATGCGGTCTTATGGGGATACCAATAAATAAGTGGTATAAATTTATGGCGCCTTTATTTTTGATTATGGTAGTATTGCAGATTATCTTTGCCGCTCTATCGGTTTTGGTGTACGTTTAAATCTAATGTATACTATTAAATACAACAGATATAAGTCTTATTCCTCAACGGTAAAGGTTGTTCTGCAAATAGTGTGAAAGGGGCATCCCATACAATCTTGCCATTGTACGGCTGCCGGTTTTCTAAAGTCTTCCATACCGACCTGCTGCGCGTACGCTTGAGCAATTTGTAAAAAAGCCTGAATCGACGGTTCAAATTCTTCCCTCGTTTTAGAAGAACGGGCACTTCCCTGAGGTATCACCTCTTTATCGTTGACGATGTATTTTTTATCTTCCTTGGTGATACCGAGGAAAAAAGCATGAAGTACTTCCTGTTTCAGTCTATTTTCTGCAAGGAAGATGTACATCGGCATTTGGAAATCTCGCATAGCTTCCGAGGTATAGTCTGTAGCGGACGGAACCTTGCCGGTTTTATAATCAATGATAACGGCGCGGCCTTCAGCTTCCTGATAGGCGATGCGGTCTACGAGTCCGTGATAGAGGATGTCTCCGCTCCGGTACTGCAGCTCGCCTTCTATCATATACGGCGTATAACCGTCCAGTTTTTCCGCGTCGAACGTAAGCACAAAGTCAACGCTTTTTTAAACTGCGCTTTTTAATCGATTCGATAAAAGGCGCGGCAAGCGGCCCTCGGAAATCGGTTTGGCTGTGAACGGTCTCATTAAATATCGATTCAGCCCACGTCCTATAATCGGCGAGATGCGCAGAGATAAACACCCTATCGTTTTCCCGTATACGCTGATAGAGCCGCTCCAAAATACGGTGGCAAATGATACCGATATAGCGCGGATTGAAAAGTTCCGCATCAGTGTCTTCTTCGTCGATGGAAAGCGCCGACGACAAAAACCATTGAGCCGGACAGTCGGAAAAAAGATGTAAGCCGCTTTGACTGATGCGGAATGCCCCGTCCGTATAATGTCCGGCCTTGAGCTTTTCCGAAAGTACCGGCAGACTGCCGTTAAAAGGTTCGGTTAAAAAGGAAAAGCCGCGCGCTTGTTTAATACCGGCGAATTGTTCAAATCCTGCTTTTTGTACGGAATACAGCGCTTCCGGCGCAGGTTCTTCCCGTTTAAAGAAGCGATATTCCTGCAAAAGAGAGTCGCTGTTATTCAGGTCGGGGCGGGGAGCAAAGGCGGTAAAAATGCCATTGCTGACGGTAAAGCCCGAAAAGGTTTGTTCGGAAACGGAAAAGCGCACGGCGCCGTATGTTGCATACACCGCAAAAAAGGCCTGCGTTGCATCTTTTTCGACAACGCCGAGTTCTTCCCGTTTGTCTTTCCGTAAGAAGGGAAGTTTTTGATAGATCACCCTGCTTGCTTTTTGATTGCAGTTGAGGACAAAGTGATGCGCAAAGGGCGTTGCAGCCGCGACTCTAAACGGAAAGATACTGACCGCTCTTCCGGTATTTTGCGGTACATAGATTTCGCGGGAAAGTTGAGCGGTAAAAAAGCGATAGGGTTGTGCAGGCAGACAGTCGGCAAAATCCTCTTCAAGCTGTACCAATTCCTGCATCAGTGTGATACAACGGCCGATGACGGCATTGTCTTCGGCTGAAAAGCCGTCGGGATTCAGATACTGCGCTCGAAAGAGGATGTACTGCCGCCTCATTTCGGAAAAGCTTTGAGCCTGCACGAACCGCTCCGCAGCTTTCATAAAAGGGAGGAGCCATTCCTTTGCCTGCTCTTTTTCTGCTTGCTCCTCCTCAGCACTGCTATGAGGATTATACGGAATAGGGAGTTTAAACGCCTCCTTCCAGACGTTTTTATAGTGTCCTTCATCCTTCCACGAAACGAGACAGTTGTTTTTTATGCCGAAATTGATGAGCGCCTGTATCTGCGCGGGATGCTTCCACGGAATATGAGGATTGAGCAGCAGCGGTTTAAGGCTTTCAAACGAGTAATGTTCCTGTACGCACTGTTCAAGCAGCGGAAAGAGCTGCCCTGCCTGCTGTTCGCCGAGTTTAAATCCGAGCCGAAATTCCGCAGGGATATTCCGCAATGCAAACTCCCGCTTGAGATACGGTACGGTATCTTCAATACCGGCAATGCTGAGCGCAATATCATCGGCGGGAACTCCGGTTGTCAAAATCTGCTCAACTGCGAGCGCGGTTGACCGGATTTCTTCCCGCATGGTGCCGAATTGGATAAGCGGCGTTGTTTCGGCTTTAAAGGCAGGGGCGGGGAGCATCGACAGTTCCGGCCGTTCTTCCAATAGACTGCGATACTCGTCAAAATCTTCCATTAATTCGGGATACAGTAAAATGTACTGTTGTGCATGAGGAATAAATTCCGCCCCTGCCCAAGAAGGTTCAAAGAGCCGGTGCGCATCCAAAAATTCCGTATATGCTTTTTTCAAAATCCGTAAATCGGAGAACTCGGCATCTTTACCGGCTTTATGCTGCGCCGCGCGTTTTTCCCAGTGATCCAACTGCGGCAAAATACCGGCAATCCATTGCGCAAATATAGCGCCGTCGGCTGCGTAGTCCGCCGGGATGATGGTCTGTAGAAAGGGTTTTGCCGCCGCAGCATTGTCGGCTGCAATATGATGCGCAAAGAGCAAGCGGATAATCTGAGACGCCGGGTTTTTATTTTCCGCTTGAGCGATACAGCACTCCGCCTTAAAGGTATCCCATGCGATAAACAGTTCGGCAGGAACTGCTGCAAGGCCGGTCAACGCAAGCGCACGGTGCATCCAAAGCCGAGCTGCAATCCGTGACGGAAACACAAAACACGTGCGGGCGTCCGTACCGTAGCGGCGGATACAATCTTCTATAGTGGAACAGCCGGATATGATGCGCATAACAACCTCTTAAATATGTGAAACCTCTAAAAATCTAGCCGACTTTTTAGAGATGCTTATGATCTGGTTTTTATCAGCGATGAAAGCTCAATAATGTATTATACACAAAAAAATCGGATTGAGCATCTCTTAAACGCAATTAGCGGTTTGCTTTACTTTTGCCCTGTAGGATAGTATAATAAGCGCATCGGTTCGCCTAGTCGGTGCATTTAAATTAAGGGATACATGAAAACGGAGGGATGAATAAATGCGCAAATTTTATTTTGTATTACTTCTTTGTTTTTTCTCTGCGATTCCCTGCTTTTCACAAGAAACGGCACTGCAGTCCAATGATACAGCGGAAGTCGAACACCGAGAACATGATACGAGCAGCGGGCAGCCGAACAATACTGCGCCATTGCAGAAGAAACACGCCGGATTTGACGAATATCTTTTTGCGCCGGCTGCCGGCATGGGTATCGGTTTTGAGCTTTCTACATCAAAAAATACATTGGAACTTCCGTTCGTCTTAGGCCCTTCAATTAAATTCGATATGCAATTTTCCCTTAGATCCGGTTTTTCGTTTTTACTCTTAAATGAAGTATTTTTTCCGCTTGCCTACACCGCAACAAACAAGGATTCTGCACAAGCGGGTTATATTCCGGTGTGGCATGGCGGGGTATTGTTCGGATATACTCACGGAGTAAAAACCGATTTGGAAATTACGGCAGCAGGCGGTTTGGGCGTGATGTTTATCTTACCTGAACTCGTAACTCAATTGAGTATTTCAAAATTTTTTACCGAAAAATACGGACTGTATTTCACATTAAATAATAAATTTGTTTTTTTACCTGCGGCTTTAGCGGACGATGGAAAAATGCGAGCGATGAGCACGGTAGATGCCGCCTTGGGAGCTTCCTTCCGTATCTATCCGAAAGAAAAATCGGTTACAGCTCAGCCTACGGTAAAATCTAAAAAACAGCGGAAGCGGGTTTTTGAACAGTATGTATTTGCACCGTCATTTGCCTTGTCAACGGTATTTTTAGGGATACGGCCTGATTTGTATATCATTATGGGACCATCACTTAATCTTGATATGATCTTTACAAAAGAAAAATCCGGTTTCAGTTTTTTTATCCATAATAATACGGCGGTGTGGTTTACAACCTATCCCAAAGACCCTGATGAACCGACACCGAAATTGGTATCTTTGCCGCTTACTCTGTTTCATTTTATGTTCGGGTATACTCACGGTAGAGGCAGTAATTTTGAAATCTCCGCGGGTATCGGCCCGGGATTTGCGCTTTCTCCTGCTCATTTTTTCAGGCCGGTCACACTCCTGCCTGCCGTCAGCACGGAAATTGCATTCACAACATATTTTTCAAAAAAATACGGGTTATATGTTTCGGCGCTTAACTCGTTTATATTTATTCCTTTCGGTTCATACAGGGGATCTGACGGGAAAAGAAAAACAAGCTATTTATTTATCGATATGCTCAATATCAGCATTGGGCCTTCGTTCCGCTTATAAAGAGCCGTTCATTTTCCACTACTATCGGGAAACATCAAGAAATGGAGGTTTGAGATATGAAACATCTACGATATTATTTATATTTTTGCATATTGTGCATCAGTGTGATGTCATGCACAAGTACGCCGGCTACCGGAGCGCTTTACTTTCCTATTACCGTATTAGCCGGTGTTGCCGATTTAACGGTTTCAACGGCTGGAGAAATACAAGCAGATGCTAGTGATAAAACCGAAGCCTTTGCAAGAAATGCAAGAATGCTGAATAAGGATTTGACTTTTGATGAAACAGAGAAGCATACTCAAAGAGAATCTCCGTCCGAATACGATTATCTTTCAAACATTCAGTTACAACCGCGGAGGGACAGTGCGGAAACGGTGAATCAGCAAAAAAATGATATGGAGCCTGTTTCTTCGATACGATTGCAAAAAGGCGAGTCATTTTCTACGCCGATACCGGTGCACAAGAAACTAACGGTTGTTGTTGAAAATAAGGATAGTAATGAACTAAGGTTTATGTGTACCGGTAAACAGTTCGTCTTGCAGCAGGGGGAAATGGTGATGCTGCATTTTCGATAAATGATAAACGCCGCTTGTCATCACAGTAGCTGCAAACGCCACCAAGCTCGCAGAGTTTAATGAAACGGTAAAGTGTGCTATACTGCTATGGGATGGATAGATAAGGAGCGTTCTATGAACGATATAATGATGCGGCAATACAATATGCTTTCAAAGGAGCTGCAGCAGGAAGTGCAGCATTATATTGAATATTTATTTGTAAAAATGAAAAAAACGAATAGACAACATATTGTAACAATACCCCAGCAAGAAAAAAATAGAGCTTATGATGCCCTGATACAGTATGCAGGTTGCCTACCGCCGGATATCGATTATAAACAAGAAGCTATAGAATTTGCGGTAAACTATAAACGCCGCTTACCATCACAGTAGCTGCAAACACCACCAAGCTCGCAGCGTTTAATGAAATGGTAAAGTGCGCTATACTGCTATGGGATGGATAGAGGTATGACATTTGAATGGGACGAAAACAAAAATAAACTCAACAAACGTAAACATGGAATATCTTTTGAAGAAGCGGTGTCCGTTTTTCTTGATGAAAAGCGTATTGAAAAATATGATTTTAAAAATTCGACTTTAGAAGAAGAAAGAATTGATACTATAGGTCGGACTAATAATATGATTATCCTATTTGTTGTATATACAGACCGTAATGATAACATACGGCTTATCTCTGCACGAAAAGCCGAAGTTGATGAGGAGGCAGAATATTATGAAAACTATGACGCTCGATGAAGTTAAAAATCTTCCGCCGCTTACGGAAGAACGGCTAAACGAAATCAAAAATTTTCAAAATACTGATTTTTCGGACTGCCCAAAGCAGACAAAAGAGGAGCTTAAACAATTCCGCCCTTATTATGAGCTTCATACAACATTACAAAAACATAAAAACCACACCGTACAGGTTAGTATTGATAGTGACATAATAGAAGCGTTACAGATTGAAACTCAAGAGTACCAACCACGCATAAATGCTATCTTACGGAAAGCTGTTTTTGGATAAACCATAAGGAACAAGGCATGAGGGAACCTCTAAAAACTTCCCGTTTTTAGAGGTGAGCTTTGTTCACCGGTTTTCCCTTAGATTTATTTGCGACCTTTGTTGATTACAGCTAAAGGTATCTCTAAAAACAGCTTTAGCTTAGAAAGGTATACCGATAGCAAAAATCGCTGAGGATACCGAGCTTACGCAAAAGGCAGTAGAACCATTATACCCAATGCTGCCCACCGAATAAACCGATAGAACCGAAGCAAGATGTTTTAATCCATTCCCTACCGCAGTTGCAGGGCATCTTCTCATTTAGAAAATGCCCTGCACCAAACTAGCCGTGAGCCTTACTGTTGCCAAGTAAAGCAAGGGATGTAGCCTGAGGTTTTTGTATGGAACTAAAGTTTATATCTTCTAAAGGTGTATCCGTCAAATCTTCATTTGTAAAATGAGTTTTAGTTCCTTCATCACGATATAAATGTTTTAGATTATCCCATATATCTTTTGGGCCAACATATTTTTCTGGAGGATATTTGCTAGGTTTTAATTGGTTTATTTCTTCTTCAGGCCATTTATCAAAGAATCTATTTTGTAAATTATATATTTTTATTGAATTATTTATATACGGGATTCTGTTTACCATACTTTTTAGAGATGCTGTTTTTAACTCTTCTGGTAATATTGCATTTTTTAATATAAGTGTATTAACACTAGAATCTAGCATATCTGTTGGTAAAATTGTGTTATCAAAAGTAACATTTACAGGACCTGTTGTTCCTCTATATTGCATTTTTGATAGGTTACTATTTTTAAATACTATATTTCCAATAACAGAATTTCCTTCAAAATTCAATAATTTTAAGTTTTCTTCAATCATGGTAGTAGTATCTATATTATTTAAAACTAAATTTTGTATTCTTGTTGATCTGCTATCTTTTTTGTAATACACTATCCCGTTTTTCATCAGTTCTTTTACGAAATTCCAATAATTGTTCCATAGGTAAAGGTTCAGTATTGTTTTTTCCACCATTGTATTCAGTAACATTTGGTCCTGGACATAAAAAAATCTTTTACA from Treponema vincentii harbors:
- a CDS encoding amidohydrolase family protein translates to MLIKNGNILNFQAGGFVRQDIRIIDGKITEIAETLDADKNEEICDASNKYITPGLIDAHSHICISEEGRGAIGDDCNDYSEAVMPYLDTIDAIYPFDSAVQEATAHGVTCACVCPGSDSVIGGMNSVIQLYGRTVEEMLIKRKAAIKCSFGENPKKAGYVFKSRMGNAYLLRKCIEESLDYKYRKNEALKRGDYFKRDIGKENMLLAIDKKIPFHAHAHRCDDICTAIRICKEYDIELVIIHCTDGEAIIDHLAAHKYPVILGPTMYPRSKLESMSRSFKTAGILNKAGIKICITADHDVTPIYYLSVYAAQSVRAGLDEIEGLKSITKNPAEVLGIDDRKGEILVGKDADVVIWSKHPFDYDTNVETVYIAGKPIRGR
- a CDS encoding YfcC family protein — translated: MIQFKNKLLNIKMPHTYVILGIILLSVIALAYIIPSGEFDRVLDESSGKMIIIPDSFHYAEGIKPHFFDIFLTLQKGYVSAAGIMFLMIFAYGYVYLLIDNGTLNSVINILIKALGKKTYLIIPVSMLIFGVLGSTMGIYEEVYGMVPVFIGIVTALGYDAVVGGAIVFVGVATGFAAATTNPFSVGIAQSIAGISMYSGIEYRILIFIVFEVTVILYLLQYARRVKKDPKKSILYGEERTLIFPFKQKEAVITVRQKICLMLFVFTIAMLLYGTTKLGWYINEIAAMYLMMMIITGITSGYSTDKICKTFIKSTQSMVGSMMVVGFTRGIVLVMQNAKISDTIVYYLSSILYGRTKYISAIGMLFIQNIINFFITGSSSQAAITMPIMTPVADIIHLSRQTAVLVYQFGDGFSNMFWPTACAVECGLMGIPINKWYKFMAPLFLIMVVLQIIFAALSVLVYV
- a CDS encoding PD-(D/E)XK nuclease family protein, whose translation is MLTFDAEKLDGYTPYMIEGELQYRSGDILYHGLVDRIAYQEAEGRAVIIDYKTGKVPSATDYTSEAMRDFQMPMYIFLAENRLKQEVLHAFFLGITKEDKKYIVNDKEVIPQGSARSSKTREEFEPSIQAFLQIAQAYAQQVGMEDFRKPAAVQWQDCMGCPFHTICRTTFTVEE
- a CDS encoding PD-(D/E)XK nuclease family protein: MRIISGCSTIEDCIRRYGTDARTCFVFPSRIAARLWMHRALALTGLAAVPAELFIAWDTFKAECCIAQAENKNPASQIIRLLFAHHIAADNAAAAKPFLQTIIPADYAADGAIFAQWIAGILPQLDHWEKRAAQHKAGKDAEFSDLRILKKAYTEFLDAHRLFEPSWAGAEFIPHAQQYILLYPELMEDFDEYRSLLEERPELSMLPAPAFKAETTPLIQFGTMREEIRSTALAVEQILTTGVPADDIALSIAGIEDTVPYLKREFALRNIPAEFRLGFKLGEQQAGQLFPLLEQCVQEHYSFESLKPLLLNPHIPWKHPAQIQALINFGIKNNCLVSWKDEGHYKNVWKEAFKLPIPYNPHSSAEEEQAEKEQAKEWLLPFMKAAERFVQAQSFSEMRRQYILFRAQYLNPDGFSAEDNAVIGRCITLMQELVQLEEDFADCLPAQPYRFFTAQLSREIYVPQNTGRAVSIFPFRVAAATPFAHHFVLNCNQKASRVIYQKLPFLRKDKREELGVVEKDATQAFFAVYATYGAVRFSVSEQTFSGFTVSNGIFTAFAPRPDLNNSDSLLQEYRFFKREEPAPEALYSVQKAGFEQFAGIKQARGFSFLTEPFNGSLPVLSEKLKAGHYTDGAFRISQSGLHLFSDCPAQWFLSSALSIDEEDTDAELFNPRYIGIICHRILERLYQRIRENDRVFISAHLADYRTWAESIFNETVHSQTDFRGPLAAPFIESIKKRSLKKR
- a CDS encoding DUF2715 domain-containing protein; protein product: MRKFYFVLLLCFFSAIPCFSQETALQSNDTAEVEHREHDTSSGQPNNTAPLQKKHAGFDEYLFAPAAGMGIGFELSTSKNTLELPFVLGPSIKFDMQFSLRSGFSFLLLNEVFFPLAYTATNKDSAQAGYIPVWHGGVLFGYTHGVKTDLEITAAGGLGVMFILPELVTQLSISKFFTEKYGLYFTLNNKFVFLPAALADDGKMRAMSTVDAALGASFRIYPKEKSVTAQPTVKSKKQRKRVFEQYVFAPSFALSTVFLGIRPDLYIIMGPSLNLDMIFTKEKSGFSFFIHNNTAVWFTTYPKDPDEPTPKLVSLPLTLFHFMFGYTHGRGSNFEISAGIGPGFALSPAHFFRPVTLLPAVSTEIAFTTYFSKKYGLYVSALNSFIFIPFGSYRGSDGKRKTSYLFIDMLNISIGPSFRL
- a CDS encoding BrnT family toxin, with the protein product MTFEWDENKNKLNKRKHGISFEEAVSVFLDEKRIEKYDFKNSTLEEERIDTIGRTNNMIILFVVYTDRNDNIRLISARKAEVDEEAEYYENYDAR
- a CDS encoding BrnA antitoxin family protein, with the translated sequence MKTMTLDEVKNLPPLTEERLNEIKNFQNTDFSDCPKQTKEELKQFRPYYELHTTLQKHKNHTVQVSIDSDIIEALQIETQEYQPRINAILRKAVFG